The Armatimonadota bacterium nucleotide sequence CGCCTCTCCCGATGACCATGCAGCAGATTCGGTCTGTTCATCCTACAATCCTGCTCTGTCGTCGAACTTGGGCGACGGGGCACTAGTAACCTGGCCCAAGAATACTGCTGCAAACGGATAGACGGCGGCATAAGACCCTCATAGTCTGAAGACCGGTGCGATCGGTTCGGCTTACTCTCTCCAGCCGCCCGGCCCTATGGATGCCCGCAGAATGGGGGGATACGTGATGGCACAGAAGGCCCAACCCGTCCTGGTAGCCGTGGCTACTGTAAGCCTGATCGCCGGCCTGTTGTGGATCGCCGTCGCCCGCACTGCAGGTCAGCAGCCTGAACTCGTCGCGGTGAAGGTGACCACTCCGCCGGTCATCGACGGCGCGGTGGATGCGGTGTGGAACCAGGCCAAACCCATCACCATTAGGGTCACCGGAGGCGCCAACCAGGGAAGCCACGACGTCGTGCTGCGTGCGATCTACACCACCGACAGTGTGTACTTCCTGGCGCAGTGGAACGACCAGACCGAGAGCCTGCGGCGCTTCCCCTGGGAGAAGCAGGCCGACGGTTCCTGGAAGCAGTTGAAGACCAGCACCGAGCATGACGAGAACACGTACTACGAGGACAAGTTTGCCGTGATGTGGAACAACAACATCAGCGGGTTCGAGCAGAGCGGCTGCTTCGCCACCTGCCACGCCGGGGAGAAGCCTGCGGGGAGCGCCTACGGCAACAAGTACACGCCCAACCCGGGCGAATGGGGCGATATCTGGCACTGGAAGGCCGTGCGCACTAACCCCGTCGGCTATATTGATGACCAGTACGTTGACAGCGCCCGCTACGACAAGGACAAGGCCCCCGAGGCGGGAAGGCACTCCGACCCCAAGACAGGTGGAGGATACACGGATAACAAGACTGCGGATGGCAAGCTCCC carries:
- a CDS encoding ethylbenzene dehydrogenase-related protein, with amino-acid sequence MAQKAQPVLVAVATVSLIAGLLWIAVARTAGQQPELVAVKVTTPPVIDGAVDAVWNQAKPITIRVTGGANQGSHDVVLRAIYTTDSVYFLAQWNDQTESLRRFPWEKQADGSWKQLKTSTEHDENTYYEDKFAVMWNNNISGFEQSGCFATCHAGEKPAGSAYGNKYTPNPGEWGDIWHWKAVRTNPVGYIDDQYVDSARYDKDKAPEAGRHSDPKTGGGYTDNKTADGKLPAFALPGNKPAPPFWILDAEKTPFDNSKYKAGDQVPGIIVAPFAGDRGDIRAKGVYANGQWSLEWGRKLTTPGEKDVQFKDLSKAYAFGIAVFDNAQVRHSFQMGVARMVFQR